The following are encoded together in the Lepidochelys kempii isolate rLepKem1 chromosome 7, rLepKem1.hap2, whole genome shotgun sequence genome:
- the SUPV3L1 gene encoding ATP-dependent RNA helicase SUPV3L1, mitochondrial isoform X2 has product MRSSKRSVPCDLVTGEERVLVDPEGRQATHVACTIEMCSVTTPYEVAVIDEIQMIKDPARGWAWTRALLGLSAEEIHICGEAAAIDLVTELMYSTGEEVEVRNYKRLTPITVLDYALESLDNLCPGDCIVCFNKNDIYSVSRQIEARGLECAVIYGSLPPGTKLTQAKKFNDPDDPCKILVATDAIGMGLNLSIKRIIFNSLIKPSINEKGEKEMDAITTSQALQISGRAGRFSSVFKEGEVTAMYRDDLVLLKEILNRSVPPIETAGLHPTAEQIEMFAYHLPDATLSNLMDIFVSLSQVDGLYFVCNVDDFKFLADMIQHIPLNLRVRYVFCTAPINRKQPFVCTSLLKFARQFSRNEPLTFDWICRHTNWPLVPPKNIKDLVHLEAVHDVFDLYLWLSYRFMDMFPDASLVRDIQKELDNIIQIGVRNITRLIRASEATSVSGAIAVPDDFPLQRTEVNDRMLNLEDLPAANQDQFSNATKVPGQKRIRRSKALGYKPAEVQSNMKSHGQGSLAARLVREGLLTQEMLKQLEREWQVHHNNNGNFPTEKRDNQNGSKGTGKKKK; this is encoded by the exons ATGAGATCTTCCAAAAGA AGTGTGCCATGTGACTTGGTAACAGGAGAAGAGCGTGTTCTTGTTGATCCAGAAGGCAGACAAGCAACCCATGTTGCTTGCACTATTGAGATGTGCAGTGTTACTACGCCTT aTGAAGTGGCTGTCATTGATGAAATTCAGATGATCAAAGATCCGGCTAGAGGATGGGCCTGGACCAGAGCACTTTTAG GactcagtgcagaagaaattCACATTTGTGGAGAAGCTGCTGCTATTGACTTGGTGACAGAGCTCATGTATTCTACAGGAGAGGAAGTGGAG GTCAGAAACTACAAGAGGCTTACCCCTATTACCGTGCTGGATTATGCACTAGAATCTTTAGATAACCTCTGTCCTGGTGACTGCATTGTCTGTTTCAATAAGAACGATATTTATTCTGTGAGTCGGCAGATTGAAGCCCGAGGATTAGAATGTGCTGTCATATATGGCAGTCTCCCACCTG GGACAAAGCTTACCCAGGCAAAGAAATTCAATGACCCTGATGATCCATGTAAAATTCTAGTTGCTACAGATGCCATTGGAATGGGGCTTAATTT GAGTATAAAGAGAATCATTTTTAATTCTCTAATAAAGCCAAGTATCAATgaaaagggagagaaggaaatgGATGCAATTACAACATCTCAGGCTCTACAGATTTCAGGCAGAGCTGGAAGATTTAGCTCTGTGTTCAAGGAAGGGGAAGTCACTGCAATGTATCGTGATGACCTCGTACTGCTGAAAGAAATTTTGAATAGGTCTGTGCCTCCTATAGAG ACAGCTGGCCTGCATCCTACTGCTGAGCAGATAGAAATGTTTGCATACCATCTCCCTGATGCTACTCTATCAAATCTAATG GATATCTTTGTGAGCCTCTCACAAGTGGATGGGCTGTATTTTGTCTGCAATGTTGATGACTTTAAATTTCTAGCAGATATGATTCAGCACATTCCGCTAAATTTAAGGGTAAGGTATGTGTTCTGCACAGCACCCATCAACAGAAAACAGCCTTTTGTCTGCACCTCTTTGCTAAAG TTTGCGAGGCAGTTTAGTAGAAATGAGCCTCTGACATTTGACTGGATATGCCGGCACACTAACTGGCCACTGGTCCCACCCAAGAACATCAAGGATCTTGTACACCTTGAGGCTGTTCATGATGTGTTTGACCTCTATCTGTGGTTAAG ttaccGATTTATGGACATGTTCCCAGATGCCAGCCTCGTACGGGACATCCAGAAAGAACTAGACAACATTATACAAATTGGCGTGCGCAACATTACAAGGCTTATCAGAGCTTCAGAAGCTACTTCTGTTTCTGGTGCTATCGCTGTGCCAGATGACTTTCCTCTTCAGAGAACTGAAGTTAATGACAGGATGTTGAACTTGGAAGATCTTCCAGCAGCAAACCAAGATCAATTCTCAAATGCCACAAAGGTCCCAGGACAGAAGAGAATAAGACGATCTAAAGCTTTGGGCTATAAACCTGCTGAAGTACAGTCGAATATGAAAAGTCACGGACAAGGATCTCTTGCTGCCAGACTAGTGCGTGAAGGACTCCTTACCCAAGAAATGCTGAAACAACTAGAAAGGGAGTGGCAGGTTCACCACAATAACAATGGAAATTTCCCAACTGAAAAAAGAGATAATCAGAATGGTTCAAAAGGGACAGGGAAAAAGAAGAAGTGA